Proteins co-encoded in one Kribbella solani genomic window:
- the nuoK gene encoding NADH-quinone oxidoreductase subunit NuoK, whose product MTTEPYIVLAAILFSIGALGVLVRRNAIVVFMCVELMLNATNLAFVSFARQHGNLDGQIAAFFVMVVAAAEVVIGLAIIMAIFRTRRSASVDDANLLKY is encoded by the coding sequence GTGACCACGGAGCCGTACATCGTGCTCGCGGCGATCCTGTTCAGTATCGGGGCGCTCGGCGTCCTCGTACGCCGGAACGCGATCGTCGTCTTCATGTGCGTCGAGCTGATGCTGAACGCGACAAACCTCGCGTTCGTCAGTTTCGCCCGCCAGCACGGCAACCTCGACGGCCAGATCGCCGCCTTCTTCGTGATGGTGGTGGCCGCGGCCGAGGTGGTCATCGGCCTGGCCATCATCATGGCCATCTTCCGCACCCGTCGCTCGGCCTCGGTCGACGACGCCAACCTGCTCAAGTACTGA